A region from the Paludicola sp. MB14-C6 genome encodes:
- a CDS encoding carbohydrate ABC transporter permease produces MTLKQRQQRIGILFASPFLIGFILFFIAPFIISIGYTFTFGTGGTRFVGLQNYVDVFNSSAFQLASYNTFRFISIGVPLIMLLALVISLLLNKKFGGSSFFRSVFLYPLVIPIASTVMVFNLFFAESGLLNTLFSTIGIPVVEWLNSNYAFSVLVGLYIWKNCGYNIVLLLTGLNSIPYDFYEVARIEGATKWQQFRYITMPIMMPTFFFVFVISIINSFKCFREAFLLSGTLPHKSIYMLQHFMNNNFTNLNYQRLSVAAFLIFLVIFALIYVLFRMRKKAGDIQL; encoded by the coding sequence ATGACATTGAAGCAACGACAACAGCGGATTGGAATTTTGTTCGCCTCTCCTTTTTTGATTGGATTTATCCTTTTCTTTATTGCACCTTTTATAATAAGTATCGGTTATACTTTTACATTTGGAACCGGTGGCACACGTTTTGTAGGACTTCAAAACTATGTGGATGTTTTCAATAGCTCCGCATTCCAACTAGCAAGTTATAATACGTTTCGATTTATTTCTATTGGAGTGCCACTAATCATGCTTTTAGCGCTAGTAATTTCGTTACTACTCAATAAAAAGTTCGGTGGCTCTAGCTTTTTTCGCTCAGTATTTTTATATCCGTTAGTCATTCCAATCGCATCAACTGTTATGGTATTCAATCTTTTCTTTGCAGAATCAGGCTTGCTCAATACCCTATTCAGTACTATTGGAATTCCTGTAGTAGAATGGTTGAATTCCAATTATGCGTTTTCTGTTTTAGTGGGGTTATACATATGGAAAAACTGCGGATATAACATTGTGTTATTACTAACGGGGCTAAATTCAATTCCATATGATTTTTATGAAGTAGCAAGAATAGAAGGGGCAACAAAATGGCAGCAGTTTCGCTATATTACTATGCCAATCATGATGCCAACTTTCTTCTTTGTCTTTGTCATTTCCATAATCAACTCATTCAAGTGTTTTCGTGAAGCATTTTTATTAAGCGGAACACTACCCCATAAAAGTATCTATATGTTGCAGCACTTTATGAATAACAATTTTACAAACTTAAATTATCAACGGTTATCCGTAGCAGCATTTTTGATATTTCTTGTAATCTTTGCGCTGATTTATGTATTGTTTCGAATGAGAAAAAAGGCGGGTGATATTCAATTATGA